The sequence below is a genomic window from Schistocerca gregaria isolate iqSchGreg1 chromosome 5, iqSchGreg1.2, whole genome shotgun sequence.
TATAGGCTTGAGTAATAACAAGAAGAGGTAAGAAAATCTGTACAATAAAATGCAGCAAATTAAATAGATGATATTTATGTGCAGTTTAGTAAGGCAAATGACATAGATAGTTCATTCAGCTTCATTGTGTGTATTTTGAGATTATGTTGGTAATAATGTTAACTCCATTGTAACATCTATTACTCCATGATTCAAGCAAAATCAATCAATGGTGAATTCCCAAATTAAATCTGGAATGCACAAACTGGTATGTGATTTTATTATTTCAACAATTGCATTTACAATGACTAGCAGCATACATTGCAATTACTATTAGCTGATAATATTTAGATGTAATGATTCATATGCCATGATTATATTTTATTGCTGTAAGCAGTCTGGAAAATATATACACATAAGTAAAATATTCTTCCATAGATCTTCATTGGAGGATGGGGAAACACCAAGTCAATCATTCGTAAGAACAGGCAAAAGCCAGATAAGGTAGAAGTTGAAACACCAGGAATTCTCAGTGGTGACGAATTCAGAGGGTTTTGGATTCGCTGGTCAGCTGGGTCAATTGCTTGTGGAAAGGAAGGTGAAGCCCACCCATTTATGTCATGGGATGATCCAGAACCTTTTGGTATTGGTTACTATGGAGTTTGTACGGGATGGGGTGCAAGTGGTTCATGGCTTCTAGAAGGTGAGTACAGAAATAATTTGGTAACTGAATCTAACAAAAGCATGATGCACTTAACTGCATATTTGAAAGGTGCACAGTTGCATGCCAGTAGACAAAAGTTTCCCAGAAAATCCATGTTCAGATCTGTTCATGTGATTCGAATCTTAATATTTGTGGAGAAGTACCATCTTAAGAGACAGTTAAATTCTCCAATAAGCAAAGCTAATAGGTAAGGCACAGCTAATTAAAATTGCATTGTGAGCTACGCTATTAGCTCTATGAAGTTTGTTGTTATGTATATAATAGCAATATTGGCTGTAATTTGGCTGTTGTCTATGCTGGAACTGCAGAACATAATTTTCATTAGAACCACTTTATACCCTGCTCAGTAATTAGTACAGAAACAATGAACAGAACAGATTGTTCAGAGACTCTGCAAGTTTTGACTATGTACATGCTTAGAGCAAAAAATTCAAAAGCTGCAGAGaaaataaattcagaaatattcTACTATCAGTGATAGGTTCTACTTATCAGAAAGAAGTAAATTTTTAACTGTATGTAACACCTTTGTTCTTTGTATACTCTGTTTTATGTACCtagcagttatacagggtgttacaaaaaggtacggccaaactttcaggaaacattcctcgcacacaaataaggaaaagatgttatgtggacttgtgtccagaaatgcttaattcaGGAATGTtatctgaaagtttggccataccgttttgtaacaccctgtatagtcactGGAGTAAATTTCATACATTAAAGAGCAGAGGAAAAGCTGCAAAATTTAATATCAGAAAAAACTTAAAAAACGTATAATTCTTGTAATTAACTGATACAGATATTTTTcttttgcatgttgtgccacatttCATGGATCAACAATTGAGATACTAATCACACAAGAACTGTAAATCAAATGTAACTGTAGAAAGCTCTGTACCACAGGCATTAACAATgagttacaaattaatttttttgtggtggagATCTATTCCTGCTGCTGGTTGAGTTATACTGGATTTCCTACAGTTGGCAGTCTTTCTGGTGTAAATGTCAAAGCAATAGGAAATTATCAGTAAGAGAGTTCATGGAAGCTGCTCTAGAATAATTTTTCTGCTTTCAGAAATGTGAATAAAGGTTTTTTATGGTTTTTTCATATACcactgttacattttttaattgtGAATTTTATACTGGATCAGTGTTGCAAATAGTTTTTGAAATGGAGTGCAGAATCTTTAGTTTGAAACACTATTTAATTTTCCATATAAGTAAAATGAATTGGATTCACTGAAATGAAACCAACTCACTATTTGGGgtaaaataatgaattaaattcATTTCTTATACAAATCCTGTGTGGCATGGCAAGGTAAGCCATTGTCCTTCACTAACTGTTTGCCCAGTGGTGCTACTCGCATATATTTTGGAAACATCAGTGACAATGAAAGATGGTCAGGCTTGGAGATATGCTTGGACAGCCTAATGGTTAAATTGAATGCTTGCAAAAAGCAGGAAATCTTGGTTAAAGTCCTGGTCCGACACAAGTTTTCATCCATCATGGTGTATTCATTTTCAAATAAAGAAACAGGTCTGCATGGAAGAAGCAGAACAAAATTTGTGTGTCACCAGTTGGATCATGGTAGGGATGAGGTGAGTACACCTAGCACAAATGAATGTGGAAAACATCATAAACTATTGTGCAGCCAACAATTCTGTAAAGATGATTTTATTCTCATGCCCAGCAGGTCAATGATTCCATGTTTATCAACAATTTTTATTGATAAAGATCATATCTCCATTAGATGCAACCACTGGTTTTAGTTGCACTCATTGACTATACCTCACAGTCTCATCTGCTGCTGATTACATGAATGCTTTGATGACATGAAAGATTTCATTATTAGCACCCAAGGATGGAAATGAGATAAAGCTCTCCAAGCACTgtgtataaatatggaatcaaaatGACCAGACACCTGAAAATATGTCATCTAGTGATAGTAAGATCTCGAAACTCAAAATTTTACAAATATCAATGTTAAAACATTATCACAAAGAAGTTATAAAAAAGTGTTTGGAGTGTGTAATCTTCTATTAAAATTGTGTTTGTAAAAGATTTAGCAAGTATGTCGAATATACCCCAACGCATAAACAATACTAGCAAAATTAAGAAGAAAATAGTGGAATACATTACATTAATTACATATAGGATAATACACTTATTTCCTTGCCATTCAAAAATAAACAGTGACTTACTGCCTTAATCTTGATGAACAGTGTGATGAAGTTTTAATCGTGTTTCATAGTGTAGAACAGGCTGGTGGAAAGGAACAAGATTTTGAATGACATTTATACTTCAAAAAGCCACAAGAACAAACATAATTTTAGATTGGTGTAGATTTATTGAGATAGGTTTCCTTCCTGGTGTTAGAAGTGTACTCATAATGTGCTAAATAGTGAACAAAACCATTTGCTTCTGAAgtaaggaaacaacaaataattgaaaagccttGACAACCAATTTTTGTTTCTGCAGAGcgggaaattattttaaaatactggCACTGTCTTCTTAAAGAGAGAGAATAATTTCCCTTGGCCTTAAGAAACATTCACACTAACCAGTGAAACGTCTTAACATTTGAATTGTTTTATCAGATGGCTCGAAGGTAGATACACCTGACCGCCTGGAGTACAAATTCTTGGCGATTTGTAAGGGTGCATTGGAGATAGAAGTTAAAGCTCCTTCAAATGCCCATGTTGCACTCACCACTGGACCTCGTGAGGCAGATCCAATGTATGAATTAATTCTGGGAGGCTGGAACAACAAAGAATCTGCTATCCGTCTCAACCGCACTAAGCCAGATAAGGTACTAAGTCCTCTAACAAAAGCACTATGTTGTCAGATTTTGAGCATAATAAAAGATTCTAATGAAAGTGGCAAGAATTCAGTTAACTATTTAGTAAGCTGTCTAAATTACCAAATAAGTAATTCAGTACTGTTCTTTCATAAGTGAGTGTTTCATTCTCCCTTACTTTTCACCTTCAAACAGTATTTGTCCAATGCAAATGCTAACCTTCTAAATTCACAATAGACCATGCTAATAATCCTGCAGTTCTTATTTCTTACAAGTTTTGCTGCCACCCCTGAGAAATTTTGTTAAACAAACCAACCACTTTCTTTCTGcatataataaaaattattctGTTGTTCTAGTCAATAATTTCTGTTTATGACCAACAAGTAATTACTTGCTTCTTTAATAACTTTCCCCACAGCTGTAGTATTTCTACCATTGGTTGCCTCTATACTGAAGTATACACTCAGTATACATTAGATTTTCATTCAGAGAATTCTCAAACTAAAATAGTCTTACActgcatttataaaaaaataaaataaacatattagTCATAACTCTAAGCAACCTGCAACACAGTAATAAGTAGGTGTCCTAAAATTAGCATTGTATGTGacactgcaaaaatttgaaaaggttCATCTAGAGACTCCTGGACTGCTGCACGATGGTGAATTTCGCCGGCTGACTATACAGTGGGACAGAGGTGTGATCCAGGCTAAGAAGGACGGCATCGTGCTGATAGAATGGCGTGATCCAGCACCATTTGGTATCTCGTACTATGGTGTGCGAACAGCGTGGGGGGCAACTGGTCACTGGAAAGTGCGCAACTCAATTCCAGGGTCAACAGGACCCCAGCATATAGTTGCACCTCGTGCAGGTATTGGAAGAGGGTGCACAGCCACTGATGGCCAGGGATTTGTCAGAAATCGACTAACATGTGCTGCCTCAACAGCATGGGCTTGTGCTTGAGGTTATCAGAGAAATCTCTCATTAACAGAAAATCTTTCTTCTTTGTGTGCTGCAATTGAACTAAAATTCTGGTGTATCGGACCTTCTTGCATTTGAAAACTGGTACTCATTTTGTGATTGAATGTATTGTGGACTGAGACTGACTCAGTTTTAGATAGTTCATATAGTCTCAATGTTTTTTCCTCTCAAACTTTAAATTCTGCAGTTCTAGCCTAATTGTTCCTCAACAGCTTTTGTGTGCTACTAGAATAGTCACAAGTTATACTTGTGAATGTGGGGACAAAaaaaaatttgtaatattttgtgcttAGTGTAAAATGTGAATAAAAGCAGTCAGATTGTCAGTACTGTGAAAGTAGAATAGCAACTAAAATGCATTTACTCTGCAACTGAATTTGTCATAGGAACATTAATGAAGTACTTACTGTTGCTAATGCATGGCTGTCATAAAAAGAGCAGATACATAATTTCCACCTTGCAGGAAATATTACAGCCTAAAATAAGCTGTCACATGCATGGTTTCATTAAAACAGTAACCTACTACTTCAGAGTTTAGAAtcaaacaaaaataatttacatgCTCCATTTTAAAGTGTGGTGGAAGAACAAGGTAAGTCAAATAACCTTTTTAAATGTTAACACAATACTAAAGGTGTCTGTCTTTCTCTAACTTATAACTAAAATGTTGTAGTGTGTGgtatttaattaaatactaaattAAAAGTTAAAACTACAATTAAGGAAGGAGCAAACTTGGGATATCTGCAAAAGGCATCAGATTTTGCACTTTAtttcagtaaatgtagcaggctgGAATGTAGGGTTACCTGCTGCAGAATTTTTTCCATCTGCCCTGTCTCCACCAAAAGGGGAAGCACACTCTTTTATACAAGCAGAGATATCTCAAGGGCTTTATGGTATGTGGAAATAACTATATGTAGGAACATTTTGTTAAAGGCCAGTGCAGAAAGCTGTGGAGGGGCAACCAAGGTTCTGAAAGCTAACAAATTTGTTAGCTCTGATATGCATCTCTATTAATTGTTGTTGAGTAAAATCTTTGTGTTGTAGTTTATACTCAGACTAAAGCTTTTTTGAAGATTACTACTCTTCATTGGCCAGTTGTTTGTCTACAGGggttttagtttttttcttttgtttgaaaaTAATTCTTATAAATACAAGTTCATAATCAAATAGAGAGGTGATATTACAGTACTAGCAAAATAAATTCTTGTTAATATAGAAGGAGGCAGTATCATAGAATATGTTCAAAAGTTGAAATATGTTCAGCTTTCAGAATTGGTGGTTCTCCTAATTaggaaaaaaaagaagtctttttaGAACATTGATGTGAGACTCACTGCACATTTTATGTTTTCATATAATTGCTTTTTGTTAACTCTCCCACATTGACATTTCTGGTTGGTGATCTCATTCATTGAAGATCACTGTGGGTATTTTAAACTAAAATGATTAAAGGTTCCAATACAAATTAAAGCATAGAATAAAAAGAAAGTCTACTACAGATTTTTACTCAACTGAATGAATGTTAAAAGTACAAAGCACACAAATGTAAAATACTGAAATCACATATTTAAGAGAAAAAACAATAAAGATTTTAGTTAATATTTGCTTTATGTTCATTGtaattcccccctccctccccccccccccccccctttgtaagAGCTTCTGGGTGGATCAAGTCACTTAAAGTTAGATGACTTTAGATCAGTATTGACTTATCTCCAGTTGCAACCAGCTTTGTTTATGAAACAATACTGTGTGCAAAAGCTTTGCAATATACATTGTTAAATGCTGTTGCTTTTAACCCCTGGGTAATTTGCAGGAATAATTATCATAAATGAACATGACATGTTGTTATAGTTTGTTAACCAAATTTCTTATCTAATTGTTATCTTTGTGTCATTTCTGATTTAAAGAAGCATGGAATGGAAGTATGTTTTTCCTGCAGTTGAAGAGGCAAACGAGATGTGTTTCCTCTACCTGTGGCTGTCTGTGTGTGTCGTGGGGCACACTTGGTCCATTACTTGTTATTTAGAATTCATTTGCACTTGTTAGTATCAGTGCCTAGTATTTAGAGAGCCCTTAGAAATACTTGCCATGGATGGCAGAAAGCCCATTTCACACAAATGGGAGTATACCAATAAAGCTGAGTAGCATTAAGGTCTGGAGACTTTCTAGGTCACACTGTTGTTAACTCATTTTGCTCCTCAAAGCACATGTAAACAAATGAAGTCAGTAATTTGTTGGCATCATCATCATCTAGTGGCTAGTGGTGTTGCCTTGGATCACAGggccccgggttcaattcccggctgggttgcagattttctatgcctggggactgggtgtttgtgttgtcctcatcatttcatcatcatgccagtggctagactggactgtgtaacaaATTGTACTGAGTAAAAATTTGCAATTTGTAtgagtgctgatgaccgcgcagttgagtgccccaaaaaccaatcatcataatACTGGAGAATATTTGCACAAGAATCTATGAACATCAAATGACAATCAAAGGTGATAGTGATATCCTGATGTTTCTTGACACTCCAGGTGTAAAGAGTACACAATTCTTTATGCTTCCTTAAAGTAAGTTTCCATGTCAAAGAATGGCATAGATAGCATTGATACTGTGTTCTTTCTTTCTGATGAATAAGAGAACCACTGATTACACGAGACTAAGGCTGTCCTGTGAAGAGGATGGTGAGCCATGCTAATGGTTTCAAATCATATGAACTGTTGCTCTTGCAGATACtcataaaaaaaatctgaaaatgtgttGTATATCATTGTTCACTTAGCACACAagctgcattaaatgaaatcatcTTTAGATTTGTACTTGCAACTGGTTTGTGACAGCCACAATAATGTAATTGGTCCAATCTGAAGCTTTCATTTGAATGTATTTACAACAGGCCATTGTTAATTGAAACGAGCTTCAATAGTAAATCCGTAAGGCAGTTTACATACAAGTaaatttttaacacaattttacTGCACTGTCAGTTGATATGCGTGGGCCTTTTGAAAATATGCGTAATTCATCATTTTGTAATATAAAGACCTCAggatatttaaaaatagaaatgacATTTGTAGTGAACTTTCTTTGGAATATTCTATGAGATGCTACACTCTGAGTCAACAAAATTTTGATTATCGGTGGCATACATTAGCTCTTTGCTTCTTATGTCAGAATAGATTTGTATTATAAGTGTGCTAACATAATTTACTACATCCTACTGATAAAATTAATGAAAGGGACAACATATACTGCAATGAAAAATTAGAGATATGTAAGAATTACAAATCCATTCCCTCAGCTGGGACTAATATGGGAATTACACTCTCTGTGCTGTTGTCCCCCGCCCCCCCTTCCACCACCACATGTTTCCCTCCTTGTTTAAAAGGCTCATTTGTGAAAAGtcttttgtgtaaaatatttatcAGAAATAATGAAGGGAGCAAGTAAACTACAGAATCCAACAGTACAGCTTTCTGCTTGGTCACACTATCAGTAGTCTTACTCttattaataatgtttattttatttttatttatttttggcagcTCCTCAACCTGGTTGGAGTCTTCCATCTGCTCCAAGTGGTGGTGCTGCAACTTGGGTGCCTGCTAGGGCAGGTGAAGTGCCACCAGGGGCTGTTCCCGGTGGATATGACAATGAGCAGTTGTACGTTGGTCGTGCTCGTCATGAGGGTGCACTGATTCCTGGAAAAGTACATCCATCTCATGGAGTCTGCTACGTTGCCTGGGGAGGTCAAGAACATGGCAAAGAGGAATACGAAGTACGTACATGTGGATATACCATGatcagccaaagcattatgaccactgacctattgATTTAAACCTATCCAGCTGGTAGCAGCATCACCCGGCAAGTAAtgactgctacacacacacacacacacacacacacacacacacacacacacacacacacacacacacacacacgtacacgtgTCTTGGACACAtggtgaaaccaagatgaaactaTGTCCACACATTGTggagttgggcagccacccctcattacagatgtcagaagtCTAGGTTGGGTAGtcttgtaaaacaggacaggcactgaactgtggcagaactaacatcagactttaatgctgagcagagaacaagtgtgtctgaacacaccatGCACTGAACAATACTAACGATGGGCTTTTGCAGCTGACGACCCATCTATGTGCCAGCATTAACACCATGGCACTGACAAATATGACTGAAATAGGCACATGAGTCAGCAGTGGCAGTGTTGCACAGTCTGATTAATCCAAATACCTTCATCATGCTGATGCTAGGGCATGAATTTTTATCTTCCttgggaacagttccttgacacagtaccatgggatggagacaagctgctggtggctccattatgctctgaggaacattcacattGGTacccttgggtccagtggagcttttgcagtgcaccatgatggccaagaagtatcgtccactggttgcagaccacaaagTCCTTCTTGATGATGGTGTCTCCtggcagcagtggcatttttcagcaacataatgcaccatgtcgcaaggccaggagtgtgcTGAAAATGTGTTTGAGAATCACAGGGGCGAGTTtgaattgatgtgctggcctcccaacttgccagaaacacatctgggatgtgattgattatggtgtcagagctcatcatcctctccagaatttatgggaattacgtgaattgtgtgtgcagatgtggtgccaattccaTCTAGAAACCTACTAAGGCCTTATTGATTCCATGCCATGATGTGTAGCCACTGTTatttgtgccaaaggtggacatactgaacATTAGGAAGGCAGTCCTAATGTGCTGGCTGATCAATGCATGTCCACAAAAGAATTGTCTTAAGTATATACTCGGTTGCATATTCCCCATTTTGGACTGGGAGATCAGCTTAATGACTGAAGTAACAAAGAAATGAGGTGTGATTGTTGGAGGGAGGAGAGTATAAATTGAAAGAAAGTCCCCATCTGCTGAGGTCGGAGGTGGTAGTGTCAGATCTCAGGACAGAAGGTAAAATATACATAGAAAGTAAGATTAAAAGTAGATAAATGGCCGTGGAAACACTTTCCAAAACAAAATGTCAAACTGACACTATAAGTTGGCCTATTGATACACACATTTGGAGCAGCAGAGTAGGGAAATACATTTTCATCTAACCAGCATGGCCACTCCTTTAAAGTCAGAAACAGACAATTCTAATTATTCCAGAACTACAACAAACCCAAGAAAAAAGATTTATAGACTACTTCATTGTAGTTAATTCAAATAGCTACTTTTTATATTCTAATGATAACTTAATATTTATGTgaccacaaaaagaaagaaaattagaagGAAAGAGATCTCAGAAATTTCTGTACTACCTATACaaatttaaaagcagaaaaaattatTACCTAGCTTTTACAACTGTTCGTTccttctcatggaggaaagagggatACATTTGGGAATATTATGGAAGCTAGGAAATAGcagtttttctaattttaaatGTGTTTATCAATGGTATTGAAGTTTTGCACCCTAAATATAAATAACACCTAGCAATGCTCCCTTTATGTAATTTGTTTTCTCAAGTACTCTTATTTTACTATTGTTTACATCATGACATAGACGTTTATCATGACACAACACTTATTAATGTTCCATTGGCCTAGAGTCATATTTACAGTAAACATTGCACACTGTCCTGAAGTTAACAGGAATATTCAGTCCTAGAAGTTAGATATTAAGATACACTCCTAAAACTATCAAAAGTGTACTGACAAATAGtttgaaatataaacaaaatagaGGAAACTAATAAGCACAGCAAAAACTTTATATATAATCATAACAggcaaaaaatgtgtttcactactGATTACTCCATGCTGTAAATGAGTCTTAAAATTATACATATAATAAAACATATATAGTATATAATAAATTGAACACACAGGCATTAGAAATTGAAGATAATAGCAAGTATTTCAATATTATCTGTATTACTAAATGATAAAGCAGCCACCTGCTCACTCCAGTATCAGTACAATCTGACATCTGTACATATTTCACACAACAAATTTAATCATTGTAAATGAGTGTTATAAAATGATAATTCTGTTTACATATGGCTGCATATTACCCCAAGAATTGTCACACACACCTAATTACATTGAACATTCACACATTTTGTGACAaggtatttattatttatgaaaatgtttaaaatattcttgagttacTCCACATTCATGAGGAGTACTATTTCACTTGGGCTCTGTGGAAGGTAGATAATTGTATTTGTTTTCCTTGGTAAATATGTATAGTGTATTCTTATTTTtctgatatgttctacatcctggaggatctcctcaccaTGGATTTATTTGGAATGTAAAGTACATCTAATCTTATCTTCCACTCCAGATTGCCTATCTAATGGATTCCAGgggcaaaaaatttaatttttcagtttttcagaTAATTATTGACTGAACTCAAATTTAAAacagtcataatctactcattaatagATATAATCTTCTGTTAGTTTTAGCAAAAAAAGTTGTATATTTAAGATGGAAACTGTGTATTAGTTTTGAGGCAGTGTAACTTGTGGTGCGAAAATTACACAGACTACATTAACCTAACATTTTAGAAtgggagcacttagcaacttccgacAAATTTTACACACAATTCCAAACCCTTAAAGAACTTTCTCACTGACGCCTCATGAAATAATGGAAGGAAAATGTTTCCTTACTACATTTTTCCTGTTCATGCAAGAACATTTAAGCATCATGCAAGACATTTGAATATATTATTTTCTTACCAGGAATttttttcacaatacattttacaAATATCTGGTATCTGGAAAGTAACTAGGTATTGAAAATGGGCAGATAAATTCTACATTTACAATGCTAATTTATTGAAATCAATATCATGCTTACAGTGTTCTTTAAGAATGTGGATGCTTACTTTAAATTCAATGTAGGAATCACCAATGGCTGGATATGGAATCCAGTCATCTGGAGGAAACTGCATGGGATGTTACTGATAATGTTCTGAATCCATGCTTCCAATTCTTTCAGAGTGCAAGGATTCATCCAGTGCACATCACATTTTGCCCAGCCCCATAAAACAAGCCATACAATGTCAGGTCTGGACATGGTGCAGATCACTCATGAGGTCCATGTCTTCCCAATCAATATTCTGAAAACTGTCATCCAGTCATATGTACACTAACATTTGGAAAGTGAGGTGCTTGCTATCTTGCATAAGAATAATGTCTTTGATTTTATCACATGTGCTTGCTCTGCATTCATTGTGTCCTGTAGGATAAACGGCCTGATGACATTTGTGGCAgtcattccacaccacacagccactgTTCAGCCAGGCTGCATGTTCTCCACCATAACACCAGTGTTCTCTTCCACCCAAAAATGCCTGTTGAGTTCATTTATAAAACCTCCCACATTGAATACAGTCTTGTTACTCCAGAGGACATTACTAAACAGTTGAGGCCAATCTACATGCCACCCCAACATAGATTCCTTATACTCCATTCCGTCATGTCTTCTGGTGTCAGCTGTTGAACTTGAGTTTTCCACTTTCAATAAGCACTGTGCAATGCCTTCActtactactgtagcagaatactgtcaaatgatactttacaaaacccaaagaaattctggccatcTGCAAAGGCTGTTAGAGGCACAAAAGTCAGTATACAGTCCCTAGCGAACGAGACATGAATGGAAATTGAGGGCAGCAAAGTAAAAGCTCACAATGCTCAACTCCATTTTCAAGTGTTGGTTTGCAAAGTAAAACTGAAGAGAACTGCCCCGAttcaatcctcataccactgaacagA
It includes:
- the LOC126272871 gene encoding uncharacterized protein LOC126272871 isoform X2 — protein: MAVELQTPDKLEYNFYPVTSGSTQFKVKTPNDAHIALTTGPAETDPMYEIFIGGWGNTKSIIRKNRQKPDKVEVETPGILSGDEFRGFWIRWSAGSIACGKEGEAHPFMSWDDPEPFGIGYYGVCTGWGASGSWLLEVNVAGWNVGLPAAEFFPSALSPPKGEAHSFIQAEISQGLYAPQPGWSLPSAPSGGAATWVPARAGEVPPGAVPGGYDNEQLYVGRARHEGALIPGKVHPSHGVCYVAWGGQEHGKEEYEVLCGCEAAWVPAAQGQVPEGALPSGETEDGEPLFTGRAQHEGAMCVGKVQASHTVCYIPYGGQEIAYPEYEVLVAK
- the LOC126272871 gene encoding uncharacterized protein LOC126272871 isoform X1, whose product is MRGIESVSYFPSPARPRLQFVSCSFREYTAADSRSTTMAVELQTPDKLEYNFYPVTSGSTQFKVKTPNDAHIALTTGPAETDPMYEIFIGGWGNTKSIIRKNRQKPDKVEVETPGILSGDEFRGFWIRWSAGSIACGKEGEAHPFMSWDDPEPFGIGYYGVCTGWGASGSWLLEDGSKVDTPDRLEYKFLAICKGALEIEVKAPSNAHVALTTGPREADPMYELILGGWNNKESAIRLNRTKPDKVHLETPGLLHDGEFRRLTIQWDRGVIQAKKDGIVLIEWRDPAPFGISYYGVRTAWGATGHWKVRNSIPGSTGPQHIVAPRAAPQPGWSLPSAPSGGAATWVPARAGEVPPGAVPGGYDNEQLYVGRARHEGALIPGKVHPSHGVCYVAWGGQEHGKEEYEVLCGCEAAWVPAAQGQVPEGALPSGETEDGEPLFTGRAQHEGAMCVGKVQASHTVCYIPYGGQEIAYPEYEVLVAK